The following are encoded in a window of Castanea sativa cultivar Marrone di Chiusa Pesio chromosome 5, ASM4071231v1 genomic DNA:
- the LOC142635608 gene encoding uncharacterized protein LOC142635608, translating to MNILCWNCRGLENPQTEQELGDIRAQGPSVVFLAETWLDKTRLTFIRDKLKFKVDTYSPNHIDAIINKGNEGGWRFTGFYGEPDTRNHYISWATLRRLKSKYSLPWLCAGDYNEITGAHEKYGGRLRPCKQMEDFRDVLDECGFQDLGFKGNKFTWCNGQGEGHTVWERLDRAVGSVDWLDMFSASKVVHLESGTLRSQASLDFLSGRSKEG from the exons ATGAATATACTATGCTGGAACTGTCGGGGGCTTGAGAACCCCCAGACAGAGCAAGAGCTTGGAGACATTCGAGCTCAAGGTCCCTCAGTCGTGTTCTTAGCCGAAACATGGCTTGATAAGACTAGGCTAACTTTTATTAGGGATAAACTCAAGTTTAAAG TTGACACTTACTCTCCCAACCATATCGACGCTATTATAAACAAAGGAAATGAGGGGGGATGGAGGTTCACCGGTTTTTATGGCGAACCCGACACAAGAAATCACTATATTTCTTGGGCCACACTAAGGAGACTAAAATCAAAATACTCTCTGCCCTGGCTATGTGCTGGTGATTATAACGAGATAACTGGGGCTCATGAGAAGTACGGAGGGAGGTTGAGGCCGTGTAAGCAAATGGAGGATTTTAGAGACGTATTAGATGAGTGTGGATTTCAAGATCTTGGGTTCAAGGGTAACAAGTTTACATGGTGTAATGGGCAGGGGGAAGGTCACACGGTGTGGGAAAGGTTGGATAGAGCAGTGGGATCGGTAGACTGGCTGGATATGTTTTCGGCATCCAAAGTGGTTCACCTAGAGAGCGGCACCCTCAGATCACAAGCCTCTCTTGATTTTCTTAGCGGGCGTTCCAAGGAAGGTTAA
- the LOC142637041 gene encoding protein NAR1 — translation MSEKFSATLRIGDLSDFIAPSQACIVSLKGLKANPTKPDKPEVSISNKQLQSEPVKISLKDCLACSGCVTSAETVMLEKQSLDEFLANVNNGKTVIVSLSPQSRASLAVHFGISPLQVFKKLTTFYKSLGVKAVFDTSCSRDLTLVETCNEFISRYKQSQSTDDERCNLSLPMISSACPGWICYAEKQLGSYILPYISSVKSPQQTIGSIVKHHVCREMGLRPDEVYHVTVMPCYDKKLEAAREDFVFQAESQSESHENGLSIPEVDSVLTTGEVLELIQLKSVDFISMEESPPDRMLTNVNEEGHLFGVHGSSGGYAETIFRYAARLLFGREIEGPLDFRMIRNSDFQEVSLEVEGKTVLKFALCYGFRNLQNVVRKIKIGKCDYHFLEIMACPAGCLNGGGQIKPKPGQSAKELIQLLEAAYMENVLAADPFKNPLVKSLYDEWLEQPGSEKAKRFMHTTYHPVVKSITSQLHNW, via the exons ATGTCGGAGAAGTTCTCGGCGACGCTTCGGATTGGAGATCTGAGCGATTTCATTGCGCCGTCGCAGGCTTGCATAGTCTCTCTCAAGGGCCTCAAAGCCAATCCAACCAAGCCCGATAAAcctgag GTTTCGATTTCTAACAAGCAATTGCAAAGTGAACCGGTTAAAATTTCACTCAAGGACTGCTTAGCATGCAG TGGATGCGTAACTTCAGCTGAGACAGTTATGCTGGAGAAGCAAAGTTTGGATGAGTTTCTTGCTAATGTTAATAATGGGAAGACTGTCATTGTTTCACTCTCACCCCAGTCTAGAGCTTCCCTTGCAGTTCATTTTGGCATCTCTCCACTACAG GTTTTCAAGAAACTTACAACATTTTATAAATCCTTGGGAGTAAAGGCAGTCTTCGATACAAGTTGCAGTAGAGACTTAACCCTTGTTGAAACTTGTAACGAGTTCATCAGTAGGTACAAACAAAGCCAATCAACTGATGATGAAAGATGTAATTTGTCACTGCCCATGATTTCATCAGCATGTCCAG GGTGGATATGTTATGCTGAAAAACAACTTGGGTCCTATATTCTGCCTTATATATCTTCAGTGAAGAGCCCCCAGCAGACAATTGGATCGATCGTTAAGCATCATGTATGTCGAGAAATGGGTCTTAG GCCAGACGAGGTTTACCATGTGACTGTAATGCCCTGTTATGATAAAAAGCTAGAGGCTGCCAGGGAGGACTTCGTGTTTCAAGCGGAATCCCAAAGTGAAAGTCATGAAAATGGTCTTAGCATTCCAGAGGTAGACTCTGTGTTAACCACAGGGGAAGTTTTAGAATTGATACAG TTAAAATCAGTGGATTTTATATCCATGGAAGAGTCCCCACCAGATAGAAT GCTGACAAACGTTAATGAAGAAGGGCATCTTTTTGGGGTCCATGGAAGTTCTGGAGGTTATGCTGAAACAATTTTTCGATATGCTGCTAGATTACtttttggaagagaaattgaagGTCCTCTTGACTTCAGAATGATtagaaattcagatttccaagAAGTGTCTCTTGAA GTGGAGGGGAAAACTGTTCTGAAATTTGCATTGTGTTATGGTTTCCGGAACCTGCAAAATGTTGTcaggaaaattaaaattggaAAATGTGATTACCATTTCCTGGAGATCATGGCATGTCCTGCag GTTGCTTGAACGGTGGAGGTCAAATCAAGCCAAAGCCTGGGCAGTCTGCAAAGGAGTTGATTCAGTTATTAGAAGCTGCTTATATGGAAAAT GTTCTGGCAGCTGACCCTTTCAAGAATCCCCTTGTAAAAAGCTTATATGATGAGTGGCTAGAGCAACCAGGCTCGGAGAAAGCTAAGAGATTCATGCACACAACATACCACCCTGTGGTAAAAAGCATTACTTCTCAGTTGCACAATTGGTAA